The following is a genomic window from Calliphora vicina chromosome 5, idCalVici1.1, whole genome shotgun sequence.
TAAACTGATACGATCATAAGAATCACAGACACGCATACGCCAAACAAATGATCACCAGCAATGACAACTGGCTGGAAATTAGGTTTAAAGCGGGgaacgaaattttatttttaggaaaactaTTATTAAAGTTAAAGAGGTAGTAAATATACTTTGTATACCACACCTAAAGtcatttttttcctatttcttgtattttttaGTAATTCATTAATATCTACTTTAAtggaaagaaattaaaaaaagtattgtaTTGAAAAGACAATGGAAactaatgtttaatttttacaaaaattgtattttgtagGATAtctcttattttttattactgctTTATAGCGACGATgcattaaagcaaaaaataaatcaatatttttccaTTCTATTATgtgattgagatctggcgattgtgCAGACCACTTGAAAAAACATAGCACATTGGATTGAAGGGGTCATTGTCGTGCTGGGATCTCTAAACTagaacagtattccatttctgtctcAACCAGTTGAAATGCTCCTTGGAAAATTGTATACGAgcagtatgatttttttatggaTGTTGCTCTGCGGCTAACAGTTCaagaataattttcaattgtagtcaaataattgaaaatctatttttttttgcttcaatctagcattaaaatcgtttatttttcaaGGGTGGGTCAttataagtccgtgacttttagAATGGAATAGGTTTTtggatacaaaattattttattttcaacatagtctcctttagCTCTATAGACGTTTCTCTAATGTTTGTTTCCCTCccaaaaaatgaaatttgttgAAGTCATCAAACAGGTATTTGTTTGTAAGATGATTGAGtgaaatctctttccgccgaccCATCAGGTTTCGAAaaaagaaatagtcactcggggctaaatccggatgagggagcaattctttgcctaattcatggatttttgccatgaaaACTGCACTTGCAGTTATTAAATTGGCATACAAAGTTTGATAATATTCGATTTTGATTGATCCCAAAAAACGCGTGCATCCCAAAAAACGATTGCCATGACTTTATTGGCACTTAAATACACCTtgtagagtgtccaaaaaaccggcaaatttgaaaaatccggtttccggtttaaccgaaaaagagtgtttttgaaaaattttatttttatttaatatgaaaagggctccttaaaattatttttatttgtggacgctaataggaaatgtgttaagaattgtgtactaaatcttcggaaatttagcatttttgaaccGAAACCGGtagagtttacaaagatgaaaaaaccggttgaccggttgtCTTTCTATGGTGCCGATTTACCAAGAGAAACCCACTGTATTACGAGAAAAAGCGGCACTCACCTTGCGGAAAGCTTTTTCATATctaagtgatcattcaaaattgaaaccactgagccatgtgagatgcctatggcttccaaaATCTCTCCCACTTTCAATATCCGATctgccaacaccatatcgtgaatttgttcaattgtttcgggtgtagagaacTCAACTGGTCGTCCAGTACGTTCGACATTTGCCGTGCTTGTAGGGCCATAACGGAATTCAGTAAATCACTTGTTTGATGGTGCAGAGTGATATTGATGGTGTCGAGTTAcaatagtatttatcaagctaaGCCTTTATCAAacctgagccatgtgagatccCTATGGCTTTCACAATCTCCCCAATTTCAAcatccgatcggccaacaccatatcgtgaatttattcaattgtttcgggtgtagacaACTCAACTGGTCTTCCAGAACGTTTGGCATCTGCCGAGCGTTTAGGGCCACAACGGAATTCAGTAAATCACTTTTTTGATGGTGCAGAGTgtaattgatggtgcagagttccaatagtatttatcaagctaaGCCTTGGTTcgagtgatggtttttttccggaaaaaatttccattttctcTTCAAGTGACGCGGTAGTTTGTTATCAACGACCgtcaaaaacaaactaaatgacgcatcTTGTACAAATTTTGACCGGAGTCAAccgacagatgcctgttgacaggagcagtgttgcctgccctttcagttaaaaagcggaaaattcaaaaagtcatggACTTATAGACCCGTCCTCgtatattattacgaaattccattatgtatgtatttgaatttaaaggtCTATAACGGCTGCTAGCAACaatcattaaaatataaattttattctgtttttatttggatatcaacatttttatgagatttatgctcgttaccAATCGCCATAAAATAAGATCGCGGGTTTTTTTTCTATctgaaacttatttatgtttttttcggCTCAGATAGTTATtttgagtcgatcggtatagtttaaggtggatgttagataaatatttttggacattacaatcatcagcacaaacgcactATACATTGCCCAcatggtggtgtagagtataatGATTTGATATTTGCAATTTATATTTTCGCATAATTTGGCATCtctttgttattaaaattaacaCAAAGTCGATTAAATAAACTACATATAACACTGGTACACATCTATctaatcatacatatttataaaatttattcgttATTGCTAAACTCAGGaaatagtgaaaaaaaaatggacAAAAGTGTGAAGTTTTCAAGATCAGGCCGAAAAAACTATTCTTTGGTTTAGAAATTAGAGTATGCGAATCAGTCACTTTTCGACAATATTTCTTGCGAATTCCGTAATTTAGGGATGACAATACATTATAAATTTGCCAAGgaaaataaaaaccttaaaacaggtgaatttgggaaaaaatatcCTTATTTTTTTCGAGTTATGGAAGTGAAACACTAATTTTATCAGATCTTTGATATTTGCTATggaatagaaaattattttacaataagattttcaaattatttactgctcatcttttaaggccatGAATAAATCAAGtcaatattggatactctgttccaaagtgaggaGTATCCCAaagagtgttctgcatcgatcgaatcaaatagtattcggacggggcaaggtctggactataaagcggtcgaggcaaaacttctcaactatgtatttcattcaaaatatattttaataggtATTGTACGGTTTCATGTATGGCCGCTGTTGCGttcagtacaggttccctgttatggtctggccatatttcagaagctcataatagattggacccatttggtcccaccaaatacataccattaccatagcgccatgaatatttattTGCCTTTGGTGTCGAaccggctggttggccgggcttctcaTATGATATATTACGCTTCTGGTTatggtaatggatccattttctatcgcatgtaatgattcggtgcaaaaattattttctttctttttccctgcttttgggttgttattgttgtagcagcgtgaacaattttacaatatttaatctggAGGTTTTGCAAGTAgatcaagtccaagaaattgtgaTACTTCTACTGGGGGGGGGGTCCATAAATCCACTGGACGTTGTGAAGTAGGTTTGGCTGGACAGTTGAATATGTGGAGGGTGCCAAGGTGATTCTGACCAGATGTTGTGCATAAGCTgaggacggcacggtctatgcgggaccaaATGGCATTAAGCCTGTTACTTCATTTGGATCTTAGTGCTTTTGGGTGAATCGTGTTgcttgcaaatattttgaaagtagtgattgagtagctcccagtAATTTTGCAAAATCTTGTTGAGGTTGACAACaagaagtaatgcctccaattcttggtctttaaacttttttggctggtctgggttatctttgtcttccatgtaaaaataacttttgaaccacGCGTTGGAAACGATGGAACACTTTTATGTTGTTGTAGcagcttcaaaaattttacaatatttaatctggGGGTTCTGCAAGATCAAGTCCAAGGAATTGTGCTACTTCTGCTGGGTGGGTTCATAAATCTACTGGACGTAGTGAAGTAGGGCTGGCTGGACAGTTGAAAATGGCATAAGTTgaggacggcacggtctatgcgggaccaGTAGGCGTTAAGCCTGTTGCTCAATCCCGAtcttagttgtgccagaacgactcttgttttacGCGGTAGAACTTTTTCGGCGTCAGCTATCGGTagtgggcgacctccaagtacgacattcatacggtatcctgctaccgtggaattgatggcgtctctatgaatgtcgttcaaagctatCAAATACGAGctgcgatcaaatggatcccGCACATACCTATGTATACCTACACAACAAAAACTATGGAACACTTTTATCATAAGATTTGGTGAGCAGTCGGTGTGATTCAGCGGAACGCGGACGCtttgtatacacaaaattcgacattttcgaagaaaaaaaaacttttgtagtTTACACTATACTAGAAAAATTCGATtagtctacataaaattatttcaagtaTTGGTTattagaaaattgtaatttttaaatcattcgaataaataattgtgcaatatttcgaaaattttcagatttatttctcATAGCTATCCACTGATGTATATCTATATTGATCAAATcggataaaaatcaaaaaaataaaacatccaATATTCGAAATTTGAAGGCCCATATCTCGGAAACTATGGACTGATGACAAAAACAAACTATACCGTCATATTCccaatgaaaatttgtatctcTGCTAAATTTTGTACAGAGACCTGTGCCGTCTAAATTTCAGTGGCACAAAGCCGActcaaattgtaaaaaatcaaaaaatttcaaaagtgaAATccgaaaattttatgttttcaattcGAACTGAAAAAATGTCGACGGCTTGGCACAGCCTGTTTACTACTGTTCGAAGGGGAGCCTATAAATTAGAGTTTTGcctcataatttaaaaaatatatgtataggtATTTCTTATTGCTATACATATAAGTAATTTCATATTTGGAGATTTTTGTAGTTCATAAAAGGAttgcatataaaaaaaaatatatttggtaaCCCATACATGGTATATAATAGAAAAACTTACCTCAGCTTAAGCGAAGACAAAAAATCGAGTAAAAGAAgagataaatttataataaaaaaaaactcaatcgAAATGAAACTATAAACaggcgatgatgatgatgatattcTTCAATGTGGCCCCTCCTTAACTGCAACGTCTataaaaagttgaatttttctTTTCGTTGATTTCTTTTCAACTATGTATTTGCAAAAAGTCTGATGATTTACGccttttaattacaaaaaactCTTTCTTGGTTTAAAACACTTGTCACGAAAttaatttagctttttttttttgctttgttgctgtttttttttcttctagttTTATTTTATCCACAAAtcttttcaccaaaattttcaattaaattgttttgattAAGAATTGCAGTATATGTTTTAGGAATTTTctgttagattttttttaaagtattttattttttgtttttccgtaatatatattaattattgaataattatgcaggaatttctttaatctgttttcctctatttttttaaaccacTCACACACATGCACGCATTTTTCATCAATTTGGGCAGTATATTATGGAACAGctgtgtatgtttgtttgtgtctttttattagttcttctttttgttttctgattgttgtttttgcactttaatattttttatacactttGCTTTGGTTGTATTTTCTGTTCATTttcttgtgttttattttattttttatctgtGCTAATTATTCATCATTCACTTTTTaagtcaaagaaaaaaaatgtcgtcgtggattatttttacttctttataaattaatatctttgttttctttttttattttaatttaattaattcagtCTTTTAAGTTACAAAAGCATTTAACTAAACTTTTCGtttttaacgaaaatttatgccaaataaaaagaaaatatatggaAGTGTtataagcaacaaaaaataatgctaatgtgagaaaattttcttttctatatTCGTGAGGCGTAGATAAATAGCTGGCTCCCACTTTCACGTGGAGTTAAACTAATACCGTATGGCTATTCAAGCGTTACCAAATGTTCgtttaatgattattttaacgtttcaattttagtttcttACAAATGCAGTAGTTTATTTAgttattgttttagttttatatgtattataaACGTAAAATAACGaactaaaagaaattaattaaaaaactccaaaaaagatttttcttttttttaagcgCAAACTTAAACACACGTCTCCTCTTCATAGAAAAATTGAAAGACgactaaaaagaaaattattaccGAATTGAGGGGGGCTATTCTATGACATAtacaaaagctaaaaattacGAAATCTCACCTAAACTCCACATAGTGTTGCCACTAAGTGGGAACAAGAATGAGCACTTTGGCAACACTTTTCAGCGAGCCGCAGACATGAGCAAAtcatttcttttatattaagttttaagTTTGTAACTAGATATGGGGGTCTTCAAAGCAATAAGTCCcctgcagaaattgaaaggtagACATTtatctcattctcttttgaactatcCTAAACCTATGTAATACACACTCTACGAAAGATGTAAATCCTGAGGCAAACCGGGTAatggtattaaaaaaaacaaacatgttTAGATCCGCATATAAGAAAAGTAAAGAACTGCTTGAGGTCAGGATCATCAAAAGATGAACTTTATAAACCTAAATTGTGGTtgtattatgatttgatttcattgatttcaattcataacatttataaataacactctgctaaAAATAGCGCTtttcagaacttgaaaagcgacctaggtgaggacatacaaaAGCAGTTTTCAaaggttttgaaaatttaaataattatttcgcACTATACGTGCAAATAAATGCCTCTGCCGTCCACACGtgaatttgatttgaaaagttacacaagttaaattaaaaaaacgctaCATTTCTTAACATATTAACAACACTGCTTTATTGCAATACAAAAAAGAATGATGATGAAGAACAGAACTACAAAAAGAGAATGAACAGAGAAAGAGAAAAGTGTTAATAAGAAAAAACGTCTGATTCAgtgtgtaacaaaaaaaattatttctggaatattttttgctgaaaaaagcaATACAATATTAATTGGCCAAATTAAGAACGtttcaaaattaactaaaaagttttattatcgAATAATATGACAGCACCGCGACGTTTACGCAAGGAACTAACAGATTTACAGCAATGTCAACTAAAATCTTTTCGCGAAATTGCCACTGATGACGATAATCTATTGCGTTGGACTGGTTTAATTGTACCCGATAACGCACCCTACAATAAGGGAGCATTTcgcattgaaataaattttccagCGGAATATCCCTTTAAGCCACCAAAGATCAATTTCAAAACGAAAATCTATCACCCGAACATTGATGAAAAGGGCCAAGTGTGCTTGCCAATTATAAGTACGGAAAACTGGAAACCTGCCACACGTACGGATCAAGTTATAAATTCTCTTATAGCTCTGATTAATGATCCAGAACCCGAGCATCCATTGCGCGCAGATTTGGCGGAAGAGTTCTTAAAGGATCGCAAAAAGTTTATGAAAAATGCTGAAGATTTTACCCGCAAGAACAGTGAAAAGAGGCCAGCTGATTAGTGACAAGTGACGagcaaaaaatacatataaatttaataaaacaaagactttttgaaccaaaattgtcattaaatactttttctttttgctaAGCATTATTGTACACGATTTTATTTGcgaatttcattttattttcttaagcaTCCTCCTGCCTGACTGTCTTCTGCGAGTACACAACCAACTTGCTACTGTAGCAGAAAGAAAGAACCTACTACcaagaaaaagtactttaacaTCTTGTAATGATGATGTCCTTcataacataaatacatataatttttttattttcttttatttttaattcattattttttcctcatacgacatttttttaacttaatttcatattgtttaaggaaattcaattttgaacagctaataatgtatttaaatatacacaaatgaaattgaaaacaaaagttttaaataaaattgtgtatttcatttgattggtttaattttttttcatttcgctGCCAATATAGAAATTTGCCAGGGTGTTTGTGTTTTGAAGGTTAGGTTTGTGACATGACtaataatgaaaaacaaaaaccgcctTCACTGACCGAAAGCGAGAGTAGTGTGCGCGGGGGAATATCTTAATGCGAATTTATAGTAAAAAACTGTTCACTAACAACTGTAAAActttgtaaattcaaataacGAAATTATTTGATGACAAAAATTGCTGGtaaaaattttttgagaaaaataagagaaaagctgaaaaaaattgttggtgaaaatttgtatgtagcCTACAATATGACATATACATAAGTTACTAAAAAcgaaaaccgcgttcaaaagatacacatacagcccaattaagaataaaaattccccgggagttttttcccttttctcatttttcctattcaaattcaatgggaaaaaactcccggggaacaaactcccgcggaattttttattcataattgggctgacagttactaaattataaatctaCCAACATGtcaggatcggtccataattggtcccACCCCCCTTGTAacctctatatcagaaaaataatttattgtcaCTACACAATacctaaattaattttttgaaacttttaaaTCGCGATAAAATCGCAAGTTTTtcgaaattagaaaattttctggAAATGTCCAAATGACTATAAAGAGTATTTGTTTACCGAATATGATCAAAAGCGTAAGATCCAAGGTCAATTTGTTCTTGACCGGATCATTCCAGAGCTTAGAACCGACTGTCATGGGAATGAGGTTTGTGATGACTAATGTAATATGGAAAGGTCTTTTTTTgatgttaatgacttagtaatacagatatatatcaaaaagtCAAAACTCAATGTAGTCGTGGTTTTTTATCAGTCATTTCCGGGCCGATTTCaccgaatttaaatagcaaccgaaaaGGGACTATGTtggatatatttatgtatgtattatggACAACATGGCTTTATCGACATCGCGATCTATattgatccagaatatatatactttatggagtCGCAAAAGGTAgacattacaaacggaatgtcacATTTTTTTGGGTTACCCCTAAAAGCTAATCTTTTTATATCCTAAcggtaacgctaatttggattattttggTAACGTTATTTAGGattaagctgggtttccgcatacaccgtaatcggcgccgataacgaaaactgaaaaacgttggtgttcgtcacagTTTCTgatttgttttcgtttcagttgggtgcgttgcggcataaaacagaaacgaaatttttttttaattttggatgacgcacattaaatagaatttcattatttttgacgaaatctattattttttcctcttccaataaagaaaatttatttttttattcatttgatttttttaaattttaaataaaaaaataattaaaataatttcgttcctacaggaccgaaaacaacctacttgaagttgttttcctTCCGCCCCCAAacgacaggtttttcgttactgatcggtgacgtttcgttcccaattttcgttgccgatttatgaatcgaacttttttcggtgcaaatataTGGATttcggtgtatgcggaaacgtagctttaacGTCATAGAGAACAAAAcctagagacgagacactccgtttTGTCAAACAGAAATACAACAAATTATgtgtgatacaaaaacaaaatgcacTGACtaacatgtattctgttgtaaCAAGAgtaaggtttttgacaattacgtctcgtctctattgGCAACGGTATTTGTCTCTGCATAATTCCCTATAatacaagttttatatatttaacaacTAACCATAGCTCCGATATAAAGcccatttccaaaaattttaagatataagCAAAACCACGACTgccaattttgtgaaaaatatttgtaaactattttttttccacaaaatttttgcataaaaacctATTTTGGCACCGAATATTGATTTTAATCAAGTTTAATTATCGACTTTATAATATTTGCATGGCAAGAAAACGCTgtaaataaagcaaaatttccgtattaaaattcatttttatttattttttaaagcattctAATTCATACATTAAATGTTGTTTATTAATTCACACACGGTatagtatatttaaaaatagataAGAAGTCTTAAATAGTGTTTTAGAGAAAGAATGGAAATTGTGTAATTCCTAAACAATTTGATACAATACTTCTTCCTAATCATTATATgattattgaaaaattcatgaaaacagATTAATGgtgtaataaatgtttaaagttttgCAACAGCAACATGTTGTTGAAAGCACATaacgttttattaaaatcattgcGATGCAATTGTAGTatgtttataaaacataaaatatcttGATCCATACTACTGGACAAGGCCACTTTTAGTTCCTCCAGACTGACCGTAAAGTCACGGGTACAAGAAGTtaaggaaatttcaaaattgttctcAAATGAAAATGACAATTGTGAATAACTAAGACACGATAAATAACGTAATATGGACACTGCATAATGGgttaaaaaaggaaaatttataaattttatttcattgggcTGGGATTCCAATAGCGATGAgattatgtttttgaaaaagttttcctGTTGCAGGGAAAAATTTCCACAAGTTGttagaaaatcattaaaatttattgaaactaTTGATTTGTTGCAAGTAAATAACACTCGAGGCTGCTGCAACCACAAACTATCGCATGATGTTTCGACatataaatcatttaatttCGTACGCATTATTAACAAATGCACGTTGGCAAATAGACTGCTATTCAAGAAGGCGACACCCTGACCCCGGTACAGCgacaattttattttagcttcatCGTCCGTGTTTATAtcttcaaatttatattttatttcatttgagtGTAAATGTTCTTTTAGCATTTTTTCCAATTCATTTAAATGTTtgcgaaatttaaaaatttgttcttcTTTGGATGTTTCCTTAAACATTTCCCTTTCCGAGTGCGAGCCTttatatatttgatttttatagcttttttctatatatttatgatatttataaagaattttcaattCCTCAGGCAGTTTGTGAATATTATAACGTTTGTAGAACTCATTGCAGGTGGCTGTTCTAAGGCTTTGTAAACGCTTTACAATCATTTTATGAGGTCTTACCTCATAACTATAGATATTCTGCTCTATAGCATTTATCTGATGATTCATAAATATGCGACAGCATATTTCATGTTGCCTTAGAAAATCAACTGGTAGCGATGATTTAGCAAACAATGGCCATAGCATGGCATTTTCaagatttaatttcattttcattttctctACAATTTCTGACAAATTTGTTGCTTCTTTTCTGTAATTCAAACATACAACATACACCTCGGAGTTGCCGCGTTTGGAAGTGCATGGCTTAAATACATGCACCTTTTCGAAAGCacaattcaatagaaataatttACTGACCGATGAGGCTTCGTACAtggtaaacattttaataacaaaCGCTCCACCCTCGGCCAATATGCTGAGAGCTGTGATTATTTCGGCATAGTGTAAAAGTGCAACCTTTTCCTCTTGACAATCGGGTGACTCTATGCAATCGACCGATCCATCAGCCGTTATAAGATGTACTTCACCTAAACGTTTTTCACATTGCTGTTGCATATGTTGTAAATTTTCGGTATCGATTATGTTGCCCGTAAAATCTTTATGAAACAGCCAATTGTCGAGTGTGTATAAGAGAAAACGATCATCCATTATCATCCTGTTAACAGGATTGCCTTCATAGTAAGGATTTAAGGTGGTCGCTAACCAATTCCACTGCACCTaggaaatgaaataataataatatgtaaatTGATTAGTTATAAAGATAACTTACctcatttttatcataattcGTATACAAATAATGATTGAACGCCGTAATAAAAGCCCCTGGAGCTTCACACAAATGCAATGAATTTACTTGCGGTCCTTTAATCAATTCTGGAAATCTACCCAAACATTCATACATCTTGCACCAGGCAATTGTTACAAATTCAGCGTTTGTTTCGGATTTCAAACGCCAAGGTATCTCGCCGGCAGGATCCTGACGTCTTGTATGCAATGACCAATCCTCAATAACATAATCATTTAATTTACTCTTGACCtgattcaattttattttcaactctTGCAATGTCTCCAATTGATAATATTCTTTAAACAGTTCATTGGCCTTTGGTAGGCACCAGGAATTCGATGTGGAATATTTCtgataaagaaaacatttttcgaaCATTTCTTGTATTTGAGTATTAAAGTCGTGGTACTGCATCTCATCAGCTTGTCTTGTAATACTGTTGAACTCCCTGTTGCTGTAGGGCTTCGTATTGTTCTTGTAATTCGATTTGCCGGTTGTTGCGTTATTGGAGCCGGAGCATTTTGTGGGTGAAGTGTGTGGACCACAGCCATTTCTTAAGCCTGTCGGAGGTGCTAAACGTGTATCTTGTGATaaattcataatattttcttacagcttttttatattttaagcaaacattttttttttacaaattttacggaaaaaaatataaatgcacTGCGCAAATTGTTTATAACCAGCGTTGCCAGAGACTTTGCCAAGAAAATCTCATAATTTGccaacgaaaaataaaaatttataaataaaaaaatcaattttgtccGTCTTCTTTcttattaattctta
Proteins encoded in this region:
- the Ubc10 gene encoding ubiquitin-conjugating enzyme E2-18 kDa — its product is MTAPRRLRKELTDLQQCQLKSFREIATDDDNLLRWTGLIVPDNAPYNKGAFRIEINFPAEYPFKPPKINFKTKIYHPNIDEKGQVCLPIISTENWKPATRTDQVINSLIALINDPEPEHPLRADLAEEFLKDRKKFMKNAEDFTRKNSEKRPAD
- the aft gene encoding cap-specific mRNA (nucleoside-2'-O-)-methyltransferase 2, which codes for MNLSQDTRLAPPTGLRNGCGPHTSPTKCSGSNNATTGKSNYKNNTKPYSNREFNSITRQADEMQYHDFNTQIQEMFEKCFLYQKYSTSNSWCLPKANELFKEYYQLETLQELKIKLNQVKSKLNDYVIEDWSLHTRRQDPAGEIPWRLKSETNAEFVTIAWCKMYECLGRFPELIKGPQVNSLHLCEAPGAFITAFNHYLYTNYDKNEVQWNWLATTLNPYYEGNPVNRMIMDDRFLLYTLDNWLFHKDFTGNIIDTENLQHMQQQCEKRLGEVHLITADGSVDCIESPDCQEEKVALLHYAEIITALSILAEGGAFVIKMFTMYEASSVSKLFLLNCAFEKVHVFKPCTSKRGNSEVYVVCLNYRKEATNLSEIVEKMKMKLNLENAMLWPLFAKSSLPVDFLRQHEICCRIFMNHQINAIEQNIYSYEVRPHKMIVKRLQSLRTATCNEFYKRYNIHKLPEELKILYKYHKYIEKSYKNQIYKGSHSEREMFKETSKEEQIFKFRKHLNELEKMLKEHLHSNEIKYKFEDINTDDEAKIKLSLYRGQGVAFLNSSLFANVHLLIMRTKLNDLYVETSCDSLWLQQPRVLFTCNKSIVSINFNDFLTTCGNFSLQQENFFKNIISSLLESQPNEIKFINFPFLTHYAVSILRYLSCLSYSQLSFSFENNFEISLTSCTRDFTVSLEELKVALSSSMDQDILCFINILQLHRNDFNKTLCAFNNMLLLQNFKHLLHH